Genomic DNA from Streptococcus uberis:
CGGTCTGCAACTTGGGCAACAAATTCCATATCATGGCTGACTAATATCATCGTTTGACCCGATTTAGCAGCTTCCAATATCGATTTTTCAACTTCACCAACTAACTCCGGATCTAAAGCGGAGGTGGGCTCGTCTAACAAGAGAATTTCTGGCTTCATTGCCAAGGCTCTAGCTAGAGCAACCCTTTGCTTTTGTCCCCCTGAAAGATGTCTAGGATAATGATTTTCACGATCAGATAAACCAACTTTTCGCAATTCTTCTCTGGCAATTGCTGTCGCTTCTTGATCAGTCATTTTTTTGACAATGACGAGACCTTCTTTCACATTCTCCAAGGCCGTACGGCGTTCAAACAAGTTAAACTGCTGAAAAACCATAGCAAGCTTTCTGCGAAGAATCAATACCTCATCATTTGTAATTGTTGCAAAATCAACCAAAAAGTCATCCATTTGAATAGAGCCATGATCAGGTTTTTCCAGGTAATTGAGACTTCGTAAAAATGTCGATTTTCCTGCACCTGATGCACCTACCAAGGCAATAACTTCGCCTTTTTGGATATCCAAACTAATAGCATCTAAAACCTTTTGACCTGAGAAATATTTACTTAATTCTTTAATAGATATCATTAGCGTAAATCTCCTATTGTATTCTCGTTTAATGTCACAGGATCACCTATTGCCATCGTTTTTTCCAAATAGCTACCAAATTGCTCAATCGCAATACTAATGACCCAATAGACTAAAGCCACTGAAATATAACGTTCAAAATAGCGATAATCTGCTCCACCAAGAATTTGAGCCTGAGCAAACATTTCCACAATACCTGCATTGAAGGCCAATGAAGTTCCCTTTGTTAAGCCAATTAGGCCATTAATTAAGGTAGGTGTTGCAACAACAGCAGCATTAGGGATAATCACTCTTTTATAAACTTGAAACGGAGTCATTCCCAAACTGCGAGCAGCTTCTATTTCTCCACTATTAACAGATTGAATAGCTGCTCTTATCGTTTCACTGGTGTAAGCTGCTTCATTAAAAGCAAAGGCAACAATGGCAAAGATCGATGCCGGTATGGCATTAATATTCCAATTTAATCCATATGTCAGATTTAAGTATTTTAACAAAAGTGGAATCCCATAATAGGTTAGCATGAGCTGAACCAAAATAGGAGTCCCTCTTAAGAAGCTAACAAAAATAGCTTGAATAGGGTAAAGGAATTTTGTTCGATTGATTTTAACAATGGCAAAAAGAAGAGCCAAGATTAAACCAATCAATGCGCCTACTAAGGTTAAAAAAAGCGTAATTGGCAAGCGATTAATAATATCTGGTAAAGCACCTAATACTGATCGCCAACTAAATAACTTTCCCTCAGGTACATAACTAACTAATGTGTCAAACCATTTCCAACTACTTGCTCTTAGAAAATAAGACATAATTCCCCCTTGTATCATCACAATATTATCTTAGTTTAGCATTTACCATAAATACTGTAAAATAGAAAGAAGTTATTGAAGCAATAGTTAAAGCCTATCACAGAAGTGATAGGCTCTAAACTTATTTCAACTCTGAAACAAAGTCACCCTCAAAAAATTTTTGACTTAATTTTTTAAGTTCACCTGACTTCTTCAATTGAAGTAACTTTTTATTAACAAAACCTTGCAATTCTTTTCCTTTAGCATCATCTGCAAAGATAAAGTATTCTAAGCCATCTTTGTCATCACCAACTTTTTCAGTCAATTTGGTAATTGTTAAATCGTAACCTTGATCCTTAATAGCAGTTTTTAATGAAATGGCATCATAGAAAAGAAAGTCTAATTGGTCATTTTCAAGCATTTGCAAACGTTGGGTAAAAGGGGTAGAACCAGACGCATAGGTGATGTCGATTGGTTTTTTATCTGGATGTTCCTTATTCCATTTCTCTAAAACTTGCATATAATTAGCACCAGACATCCCTTGAGTCTTTTTGCCAGATAAATCGTCTAAACTGTTAAACCCTTTATCTCCTTTAGTGGCTAAAGCGTAATTTGATTTTGAGATTGGTTTAGAAAAAAGATATTTTTGAGCGCGTTCAGCACTATAACCATAATCATTTGCAGCTATTTGGTAACGACCCGCATCAATACCTGAAAGAATTGATGGAAAGGCCACTGTTTCGATTTTAAGTTGATATTTTTTGGAGCCTTTAAAAACTTTTTTTAGGACCTCAATATCATAACCTGTGTCTTTATTGCCATCTTTATAGGTAAAAGGCTTTGTTGCTGAATCTGTTCCGACAACAATAACCTCTTTAGAAGCTGCATGGACCCTTGAGAAACTGATTAAACTGACAAGGGCTAAAGCTGCTATAATCATTGATTTTCTGAATGTTTTCATTGTAATTCTCCTACTTGTTGATAGTAAACATTTTAGCAGAAGCCCATGCCTTTGAATAATACCATTTTTCTATCAAGGTAATTAGCTATTTATATGACAAAACGCACCCCATTTAAAACCGGATGCGTCATCTTTTAAAAACTTTGTTTCTTTGCTTTACGGGCAGCTCTACCTTTGGCTCGACTTTCAGCGCGACGTTCCTTACGGCGCTTCTCATCAACCACCCATTGAATCTTTTTCTTATATGCTGGTTTTACTTTTTTCTTTTTCTTTTTAACCAAGCCAATCATTTCAGTATCTAGTTTTTGATAGGATTTTTCCCTATTTTGACGGCGATCTCTATCGTAACTATCTTGAAATTCCCCATCTTTTAGGACCTTAGGAACAAAAGCAATTCCCATTTTTTCAAGTTCTTTAATATCAGAATCATCACTTGGTTGATATAAAGTGATGGCAGTTCCTGGAAGTCCATTTCTTCCAGTTCGTCCAACACGATGCACAAAGAAAGATAAATCTTGGGGAATGGCATCATTAATGACATGACTAACGCCTTCAATATCTATCCCTCGAGCAGCTAAATCAGTTGCAACAATATACTCGAAATCTAATTTCTTAACTTGATTCATGATACGTTTGCGTTCCCTAGGTGGGACGCCACCATGAATTTTGGCAACTTTTAAACCGTTAGAAATCAAAAATTGATGGAGTTCATCCGCACGTTCTTTTGTATTCACAAAAATCATAGCGAGATAAGGTTGCATGGTTTTCAAAGTCATTAAAATTTGTTCATTATTATTTCGACCTTTTGTTGACAGCAACCAATTATCAATCGTATCAGAAATGACAGTTTCCGTTTTGATTTGTTCCATTACCGGATTCGATAGATATTTCTTAAGGAAAGGCTGCAATTTTTGAGGAATAGTTGCTGAAAAAACGAGAATTTGAACGGACTTAGGTAAGGTTGAAGCTATCTTATCAACTGTATCTAAAAATCCCATATCCATCGTCATATCAGCTTCATCAACAACAAATGTTGCTGCCTTGTGAATAGCTAAATGTCCAGATTGAACCAAATCATAGATTCGTCCAGGCGTTCCCACTACAATATGAGGTTGTGAAACCTGTAATTTTTCAATTTGACGAAGTTTATCTGTTCCGCCAACATAATTAGCGAGTCGAATTTCCTCTTCAGAATAAGACGCAATTTGTCTAGCTGCCTCAAAAATCTGTGTGGCCAATTCTCTACTTGGAGCAGTTATAACTGCTTGAACATCCTGACTATTTTCCTTCAGCTTTTCAAAAATAGGCA
This window encodes:
- a CDS encoding amino acid ABC transporter ATP-binding protein, encoding MISIKELSKYFSGQKVLDAISLDIQKGEVIALVGASGAGKSTFLRSLNYLEKPDHGSIQMDDFLVDFATITNDEVLILRRKLAMVFQQFNLFERRTALENVKEGLVIVKKMTDQEATAIAREELRKVGLSDRENHYPRHLSGGQKQRVALARALAMKPEILLLDEPTSALDPELVGEVEKSILEAAKSGQTMILVSHDMEFVAQVADRVLFLENGKILEEGSPEQIFKQPKEVRTKEFFNKFSKTYN
- a CDS encoding amino acid ABC transporter permease; translation: MSYFLRASSWKWFDTLVSYVPEGKLFSWRSVLGALPDIINRLPITLFLTLVGALIGLILALLFAIVKINRTKFLYPIQAIFVSFLRGTPILVQLMLTYYGIPLLLKYLNLTYGLNWNINAIPASIFAIVAFAFNEAAYTSETIRAAIQSVNSGEIEAARSLGMTPFQVYKRVIIPNAAVVATPTLINGLIGLTKGTSLAFNAGIVEMFAQAQILGGADYRYFERYISVALVYWVISIAIEQFGSYLEKTMAIGDPVTLNENTIGDLR
- a CDS encoding transporter substrate-binding domain-containing protein, with product MIIAALALVSLISFSRVHAASKEVIVVGTDSATKPFTYKDGNKDTGYDIEVLKKVFKGSKKYQLKIETVAFPSILSGIDAGRYQIAANDYGYSAERAQKYLFSKPISKSNYALATKGDKGFNSLDDLSGKKTQGMSGANYMQVLEKWNKEHPDKKPIDITYASGSTPFTQRLQMLENDQLDFLFYDAISLKTAIKDQGYDLTITKLTEKVGDDKDGLEYFIFADDAKGKELQGFVNKKLLQLKKSGELKKLSQKFFEGDFVSELK
- a CDS encoding DEAD/DEAH box helicase, producing the protein MSFKDYNFKEYIQKALDAIRFQEPTEVQKKLIPIVNSGRDLVGESKTGSGKTHTFLLPIFEKLKENSQDVQAVITAPSRELATQIFEAARQIASYSEEEIRLANYVGGTDKLRQIEKLQVSQPHIVVGTPGRIYDLVQSGHLAIHKAATFVVDEADMTMDMGFLDTVDKIASTLPKSVQILVFSATIPQKLQPFLKKYLSNPVMEQIKTETVISDTIDNWLLSTKGRNNNEQILMTLKTMQPYLAMIFVNTKERADELHQFLISNGLKVAKIHGGVPPRERKRIMNQVKKLDFEYIVATDLAARGIDIEGVSHVINDAIPQDLSFFVHRVGRTGRNGLPGTAITLYQPSDDSDIKELEKMGIAFVPKVLKDGEFQDSYDRDRRQNREKSYQKLDTEMIGLVKKKKKKVKPAYKKKIQWVVDEKRRKERRAESRAKGRAARKAKKQSF